A part of Paramisgurnus dabryanus chromosome 15, PD_genome_1.1, whole genome shotgun sequence genomic DNA contains:
- the olig2 gene encoding oligodendrocyte transcription factor 2: MDSDSSRVSSRPSSPEGDDLFLSAVKKSVGFSGAVSSTQSDSPPELRGAELRSLSSADEDAMALKMFSKKDRKLLSENELQNMRLKINSRERKRMHDLNIAMDGLREVMPYAHGPSVRKLSKIATLLLARNYILMLSNSLEEMKRLVSEIYGGGSGAHHAGFHPSSCGTLAHAAGAPLPGHPGAVSHTSHPVHHPLLPPAVSTAASLSATGLSAVRPHHGLLKAPSAGAGPLGTSFQHWGAGIPCPCSMCQVPPHVSGMSTVSMPRLTSDSK; encoded by the coding sequence ATGGACTCCGACTCAAGCCGAGTGTCTAGTAGACCTTCATCTCCTGAAGGCGATGACCTTTTCCTGTCCGCAGTGAAGAAGTCCGTGGGTTTCTCCGGTGCCGTTTCCTCCACCCAGAGCGACTCTCCTCCGGAGTTACGAGGCGCAGAACTGCGGAGCCTTTCCAGCGCAGACGAGGATGCAATGGCCCTGAAGATGTTCTCGAAAAAGGACCGCAAACTTCTCTCAGAAAACGAACTTCAGAACATGCGCCTCAAGATTAACAGCCGCGAAAGGAAGCGCATGCACGACCTCAACATTGCCATGGACGGGCTACGGGAGGTCATGCCCTATGCACATGGTCCATCCGTGCGTAAACTCTCCAAAATAGCCACTCTGCTGCTCGCGCGCAATTACATCCTCATGCTGAGCAACTCATTGGAGGAGATGAAACGACTCGTGAGCGAGATCTATGGCGGCGGGAGCGGGGCCCATCACGCCGGTTTCCACCCGTCCAGTTGTGGCACTCTTGCGCATGCAGCAGGAGCTCCGTTACCGGGCCACCCTGGTGCTGTCTCGCATACTTCTCACCCGGTGCACCATCCTCTGCTTCCACCAGCAGTCTCCACTGCCGCGTCTCTTTCCGCCACTGGTCTTTCAGCCGTCAGGCCGCATCACGGACTTCTCAAGGCACCATCAGCAGGTGCTGGACCACTTGGCACAAGTTTTCAACACTGGGGTGCGGGGATCCCGTGCCCCTGCAGCATGTGCCAGGTGCCTCCTCATGTTTCCGGTATGAGCACCGTCAGCATGCCACGACTAACCAGTGACTCAAAATGA